From the genome of Cedecea lapagei, one region includes:
- the ahpC gene encoding alkyl hydroperoxide reductase subunit C → MSLINTKIKPFKNQAFKNGEFVEVTEKDTEGRWSVFFFYPADFTFVCPTELGDVADHYEELQKLGVDVYSVSTDTHFTHKAWHGSSETIAKIKYAMIGDPTGALTRNFENMREDEGLADRATFVVDPQGIIQAIEVTAEGIGRDASDLLRKVKAAQYVASHPGEVCPAKWKEGEATLAPSLDLVGKI, encoded by the coding sequence ATGTCTTTAATTAATACCAAAATCAAACCATTCAAAAACCAGGCTTTTAAAAACGGCGAATTCGTTGAAGTTACGGAAAAAGATACCGAAGGCCGCTGGAGCGTTTTCTTCTTCTACCCGGCTGACTTCACTTTCGTTTGCCCAACTGAACTGGGCGACGTGGCTGACCATTACGAAGAACTGCAGAAGCTGGGCGTAGACGTTTACTCCGTCTCTACCGACACCCACTTCACCCACAAAGCGTGGCACGGCAGCTCTGAAACCATCGCTAAAATCAAATACGCGATGATCGGCGACCCAACCGGCGCGCTGACCCGTAACTTCGAAAACATGCGTGAAGACGAAGGTCTGGCAGACCGCGCAACCTTCGTTGTTGACCCACAGGGCATCATCCAGGCTATCGAAGTGACCGCCGAAGGCATCGGCCGTGACGCTTCTGACCTGCTGCGTAAAGTGAAAGCTGCTCAGTACGTAGCTTCTCACCCAGGCGAAGTGTGCCCGGCTAAATGGAAAGAAGGCGAAGCGACTCTGGCTCCATCTCTGGACCTGGTCGGCAAAATCTAA